Genomic segment of Coffea arabica cultivar ET-39 chromosome 1e, Coffea Arabica ET-39 HiFi, whole genome shotgun sequence:
AGTTTGACAAGTTACTTGTGGAGTAgcttttaatttaaattatatatatttttaaatatacaATTACCACTAAGGATTTATgctttcaaataatttacaagatGATTTGcatatttaataaaattctttAATGGCAAAAAGGTAATAGAATTTGAAGTAAATATATTCAATTTTATTCTCTAGGTTTAGAGCTTAAATGTTCAAAAATGTGGTCTGATCGAGCTTCTATGCTTGATGTCAGAATCGAGTACTCGAGCTTGATATGGCTCGCTTTTTACTCGAGCCATATCAGGTCgagtttgaattttttattccATTTCAATGAGTTGAGTTCGATCTTCAATTTTTGAACTCAACAAAGCTTGAGCTCGAGTTGAGTATGTGTCAATAGTGTTCAAGTCGAGCTCGACTATAGCACTACTCGAGGTTGATTCAACTAGTATACACCCTTACTTCAAAGTACATGTCTTTCTAAAGAAGGAATTTGGTTGGATGAGTTGATTTCTCATTTCTATGATAGAAAGTTGCCAAACACCCAATATGTTTTCCaactattttaattaattttttatctcacacaaACATTTTTGGAAGTAGAATATTTACAAAAACTTTGGTGAAAATAAACCAAGAAAAAATCCAATCATAAGAATGGAGGTTTTGCATAGTCTAGTTCTCTAAAAACATAATCTATATAAGAATCATTAGGGTGTTATTTTTAATGACTATAATAGTTATTTGCTTGGAAATGTAGTGATTTTTAGTTACGTCGTATCGCCTCTAATCACTTTTTTACAATCCCTCCCCCTATATCACTCAATCTGTCCTTCCACCGCTCTAATCATTTTCTTATCTTAAACCTATCatcattactatataaaaagtaCCATGAATCTTGGTACTCTAGAGTGTGAGTGTAAGTATTCTTATGATCTTAGTTTTGTTATTCCAATTATGTACTTGTTAATTAATGATTGGAGTTTCACATTATGCTCTTCTTAATTTATTATGATGATTAAAAATTCATTATATCATATATATTAATTTAAACGAAAATAATAGTTGATGATAAGCATTAGAGACTGAGCAAGATTTGATcttagtttttaattttatccaaAATACCATTCTCCCTAATAATCCTAATAATTAGATTTATTGCATTTTAATAATAGCAATAATAGTAGCTAGGAAATTATTGTAACCTTAATTAAATTTGAAGTATGAAGACAATAAACAAACTATAACACTCCAAACCAATGTGTCTTTGTGCATTctattttcagtttttattcaattaaaaattattaattagtcatagcttaaataaatttttaagtCTTCAAAAATATTACTATTGTGGTGAATGATCATTTACACTCCACTGTTAATAGAATTAACATACAAAATGATACAAAGAGTTCAATTTCAAAGAATATTCATCTCTTCTCTTTTTAAAAAAGGGTGTATATAACTTCATATTGAAGAATTGCAAATTTAACTCAACGTAACATGAAAACTAATACCGGTAAAGCATGCAACTAATATTTATGCAAacaatcatttttattttattttattttattttttaccctccTATCTCTCCTCACACCCTTTTCATCCCCAACTATCACGCACGGCATTCGAATTCTGAACTAGAAAGAATTCTAAGACCCCTACCTTAACCACTAAGCCAACCCTAGTGATTGACAAACAATTAACTTTTGTTTAGCGTGCAAATTCAGGTCATCcaactttaaaagaaaaataaaaaaattattcatataTCTAATTAAAGATCATACAATTTTAGTGGTATTATCATAATTTGTTTGTCATGGAGAAAACAAATGAAGTAATTAGAAGTATCAATATTATACATACCATTCAAAATATTGATACTTTTGTCAAATCATTTCATATTtggtcaaatctttattttttaaatgttAATTTTTCATCTTCTTTCAGTCTTTAAAGCCATTATTTTAAATTGAAAGAGACTGAATGTATCTTCATTTGTTAAAAATTCTCTAGAGATTTTATATGAATCTGTAGATATAACATGTTGTtaactttttttgtttttaaaataatGGTTTTAAGGATAATTaattaaagaagataaaaaattaaataaaaaataaactatgcaaatattaaatttgttaaaataattttcacaaataaattttaatgCATAAGAaacatatattttataatattataatcaCGTGCAAAGCACGTGACCTATTACTAGTATTATGAAAAATATAATCACTTTCTAATATTGAACTCATtaatcactttctcatcttTAACCTATCACATTATAAGACTGCTACTGTATTATtctaaacaatttttttttcgatTAATCTTCTATCCAAACATAGTGGCTCCAAATATTCGTAcaagacaaaataaaaatacgAAATGAAGCTTTGCACATTgttcttgtttatttttattcagTTACAAAACCTACTCCCTCTTAAGTGCCTCGCGTTTTATCCTATGTTTCAGCTACCCGTAAGTCCACCTCTGTCCAAATTTTAGTACCATTTTTTGGCTTTGGCAAAGACGATTACTTGCCCTTGTGAGAAGCTGAATGTCTCCACTGTAGTTTTCCCATGCCTAATTGAATACTCACGTCATGCCCTGTATGCATCTTCTACAGTCCAGTACCCCTAATAGCAAGCAACCCCATGTACCTTGTGACCATGGCATGACAGTCTGCAAGTGTAAAAGAACACCAGTCCATTTAGGTTTTAGGATTTAAGGTATAGAGTTTAGAACTCAGGGTTTAAGGTCATGATGTCTGGATTCATGGTGACACCATGCCCTTGAATGATGGCATCCATATCTGCCAGGGCAAACCAAAAGTTGAATAACAATTTCCGATGCATTAATTAGAAGTAAGAGGAGAATGATGAAACTTAGTCTAGTGACTAAGACTGAGATATCAGGAATTAGAGGTTCTTTGTTCCAATCCCCCTGCTGTCTCCCCATTCTTAAATCCCCACCCCTCTCCTGCtggaattaaaaaaaaggagcaAATGATGAAAGCATGAAACAGCCATCATAAAGATTTGCCACCATTTCGTATCATCTATATGTGCCATCACTTATCCAAAACCAAGGAACTCAGCCACGAACTAAAAGCTACCAACAAAGACGTCTATCAATACTGCAAACACGTAAGTTCATGACCACGAGTACTACTTCAGCTGACATTGGCGCGTAAACAGCTTTAGAAAATCCAATATCCAACCATGCATCATGATATCTGATATCCAAACATAAGCAATAACATAGTGCAATGACATGGTGACTGCAGACAAAATGTCTACCTTGGACCAGGGCCACAGCGCTTGACATCTAATATCCAAACATAGTACAATAACATGGCACAATAACATAGCACAAAGACATCTTCCGTTTCATCCTCTAACAAATCCCCTTCTGCTGCCGCTAGATATGCTCCGAGCGCTTGCAAAGCTGTCCAAAAATGATACATGTCGTCGGTAGGGGCAGGAGGGGAAGGAATACCAATTGATGGAGACATGCTGGACTCTTTCCTCTCACTGAAGTGGGAGCTAATACTGTCAATTTCAAATGACTGAGTATTTACTTCCCCAGGGCTTGAATTGCCAAACTTCCTTGTACGTTTAGGCCTTTTCAGCTTCCCCTTATTCATAGCTTTTCCCCTCTTTGGAGCCACAACCTCAACATGATCATCAGTTGAATCTAACAGGATTGCTCTCTTTCCTTTTTGAAGTTTTGCCATCTTATTTTCCTGCTCACACTCATCATCAGTATAAAGAGGTGCCTGGCCAGATTTCTGACTATACTTCCCTGATGTTCCCTGATCATGGAACACCTTGGTCAGCACATGAAATTGCAAACAAACATTGAGCCTCTTGTTCTAATGAAGCAGACTTACTTTAGTCAACTCATCTTTAAAGGgtttgagttaaaaaaaaaaaaaaggaggacaCAACACTAATAAATTGCAAGACAAGGCCATTGGGTGTTAGCATGAACCAATTAACCCATACAGAAGCCAATAGATTATACCTTGAAGTAATTTGTAATGCAGAGTTTCAAGTCATTTTCGCCCGAAATGGACTGCACACTATCACAGAGAACGCCAGCTTTATGTCTGGCTGCTGCAAGAATAAAAAAGGCATGATAAGAACCTATAAATCGATTTAACAGGCACAACTAATCAAAATCAGCTACGTACCCTTCAAGGAAGACCTTGTACAGGGAGGCATGAATATACGTTTAGTTCAATATAACAACATTCAACACGAATAGCCAAGTATCTGAGGAAAGGACACAAGGTGTGAGAAAAGGCAGCAATCATCATACTTATGCAATAGCAATGAAATGGAGGCTACATTTCCAAATGAGGGCAGTAAATGCAACAGCACAAGTATGATCAGTCTGGAACAAAATTTTCATTATGTGCTAATTCAGAGCCAGCTACAATGTCACAGAGTAACAGGCAATAGGCATGAAACTTCCAATACAAGCCTTTACACATAAACTCCCAATTACAAGGctaatttctaagaaattcctGGGGAAGTGTTAccatagaaaaaagaaaagaaagttaacTGATTTAATCCGTTTCTTTGGATTATAGGGATAACAGCACATTTTCTGTGTCCTAATTAGTCCGAACAGAGACAAAAGAAATCTGGCCAAATTAAAACAGAGAGGTCGAATCTACAATCTTTGGAATTTCAAGATCTATACATTTAAAATAACGTTAATGACTATCGATGATGGTCTTCTTTCATTTAAATTGGTATTTGGAACCTTTTCAGTTCAAATATGTCTGACCTTTTCCATATTTCTGTCTAATTTCTTTCCATAACTttccagagaaaaaaaaagtgcataTAATAAGTAGAAAACACAAAACAACATTTcagcaaaaaaaagaaagaaacttcaTAACGAATCAGTGATCAAAACTTGAACTTCATAAACGTCCATGCACTAGTCTAACGTTGGCGAATTCTGGAACTTGCGCATTATATTTACTGCAGTTTCTTGACCTAATATAAGTTTGCCAGTGTCAAGTGAAAAGAGCGAATAATCTACAACTCTAACCATCAAATGATACCACCACG
This window contains:
- the LOC113700026 gene encoding uncharacterized protein; this encodes MPPCTRSSLKAARHKAGVLCDSVQSISGENDLKLCITNYFKGTSGKYSQKSGQAPLYTDDECEQENKMAKLQKGKRAILLDSTDDHVEVVAPKRGKAMNKGKLKRPKRTRKFGNSSPGEVNTQSFEIDSISSHFSERKESSMSPSIGIPSPPAPTDDMYHFWTALQALGAYLAAAEGDLLEDETEDVFVLCYCAMLLYYVWILDVKRCGPGPR